One part of the Vitis riparia cultivar Riparia Gloire de Montpellier isolate 1030 chromosome 8, EGFV_Vit.rip_1.0, whole genome shotgun sequence genome encodes these proteins:
- the LOC117921258 gene encoding protein BZR1 homolog 2-like — MRKSLGIRICSAVKRPAKLLLKSSRSEGGEGGEGIMGQEKGSGVTGCIKASKGPWVVHRTTRDGGLVTKYRFPTDVERQKNKQRERNRRAVSQKIFAGLRAHGNYHLPKHADSNDLLKALCVEAGWQVEEDGTVYRKDFNSKTCNSSIKIGLCQEYSNGEYEDQDYCKCNQT; from the exons ATGCGAAAATCGCTTGGGATTAGGATATGTTCTGCTGTTAAAAG ACCTGCAAAGTTGCTCCTCAAGTCAAGTCGAAGTGAGGGAGGCGAGGGAGGTGAAGGCATCATGGGTCAAGAAAAGGGGAGTGGGGTGACAGGATGCATCAAAGCCAGCAAGGGACCATGGGTAGTTCATAGAACTACCAGAGATGGTGGTCTTGTTACAAAGTATCGCTTCCCTACTGATGTAGAACGccagaaaaataaacaaagggaGCGAAATCGAAGAGCAGTATCTCAAAAGATTTTTGCTGGACTTCGAGCTCATGGAAATTACCACCTCCCTAAACATGCTGACAGCAATGATTTACTGAAAGCTCTGTGTGTAGAAGCAGGTTGGCAAGTCGAAGAAGATGGGACGGTTTACAGGAAG gaTTTCAATTCGAAAACATGCAACTCCTCCATCAAAATAGGCTTGTGTCAAGAGTATTCCAATGGTGAGTATGAAGatcaagattattgcaaatgtaATCAGACATGA